The window TGACGTACCGGCCAAAGAGGCGTATGTAGGTAAGCAACTGGATATGTTAAAAGACATCTGGCTGAAATACTATCCTGATGCCTTATTAAAGCAGGCATTGCCGAAGCAGGTATACCTCTTGGATAGTTTATATTATGCGTATAATGGACCTGGAAAACCGCTTGATAACTGGCCGAGTTTTTTAGATTTCTACCAGGGGCCTGATTATTTTGCTGTGTCTTATGGAGGTACCTACCTGGACAACATCACAGCAGCAGAAAAATATGCGTTGAAGAGCCAACTGCATACGGCCACCCTGATGCTTGCCCGTTTAAAAGGAGCCATTAAACCCACGGCGGCTTTTGCGGCAGTGACCAATTATTCAACACTCGTCTGGAACAATTACTATCCGCAGGGCGCACTTGGTTATTGGCTGTTGGACGCTGGCAAAGACCTGGATCTTTACATGAAAGCCATCGTGTCGAACTCTTATGCGGAACTGACCGCGCCGGGAGGCATATTACATCCGGCGGTGGACACTAAGGGGCTCATCAAAAAGAAGTATGATATGGTAATAGCCTATTTCCAGTCAACATTTGGAATAGACCTCCAGGCCATCGGAAATGCCGGCAAATAATAGGCTGTCAGCCTGAGCTTGTCGAAGGGTGGGTCGCCCTCCAGGGGCGACTCACCCTGACAATCAACTGTACACCGTACTCATGTTAAAAACTAAAAATAAGTTTATCGCGATTGTATGAATGACCCAATTGTAAAAGTAGAAAAGCTGTCCCACCGGTATAGTGTACAATGGGCTATCCGGGATATTGATTTCGAGATCACCAAAAATGGTATTTACGGATTGCTGGGTTCCAACGGAGCTGGTAAGTCTACCACCATGAACATTATGTGTGGTGTATTGAAGCAAACAGCAGGGAATGTGTTTATCAGGGGCATCAACATACGGGACAATCCCGTGGAAGCCAAACGACACATAGGTTTCCTCCCCCAAAAGCCACCACTGCATGTCGATCTCACAGTAGAGGAATACCTGCGTTACTGTGCCCGGCTGCGGCATATCCCCAAACAGGAAATAGAAAAAGCGATCACCGATGTAATGGGCCGTTGTGCCATTACGCATTTCCGGAAACGCCTTATCCGTAATCTATCCGGCGGTTATCAGCAACGGGTGGGCATAGCGCAGGCCATCATTCACAATCCTGAATTTGTGGTGCTGGATGAGCCCACCAATGGCCTGGACCCTAACCAGATCCTGG of the Paraflavitalea devenefica genome contains:
- a CDS encoding zinc-binding metallopeptidase translates to MKIATNLFIALLLLSCLVTGCKKEGKLTPSEEKEGVYGDHTLPQGNHPYDADILQLFQKYQTLFLYKYVPHDLYYNINYYLGGVYDPVKDSTTKHGYFDVPAKEAYVGKQLDMLKDIWLKYYPDALLKQALPKQVYLLDSLYYAYNGPGKPLDNWPSFLDFYQGPDYFAVSYGGTYLDNITAAEKYALKSQLHTATLMLARLKGAIKPTAAFAAVTNYSTLVWNNYYPQGALGYWLLDAGKDLDLYMKAIVSNSYAELTAPGGILHPAVDTKGLIKKKYDMVIAYFQSTFGIDLQAIGNAGK
- a CDS encoding ABC transporter ATP-binding protein, which produces MNDPIVKVEKLSHRYSVQWAIRDIDFEITKNGIYGLLGSNGAGKSTTMNIMCGVLKQTAGNVFIRGINIRDNPVEAKRHIGFLPQKPPLHVDLTVEEYLRYCARLRHIPKQEIEKAITDVMGRCAITHFRKRLIRNLSGGYQQRVGIAQAIIHNPEFVVLDEPTNGLDPNQILEIRKLVKEIAEERTIILSTHILSEVQATCDHIRMIEQGRVVFAGTVDEFDNYIIPNTLIVTMISMPPADELRSIPGIAGVEELGGPKYRLKFTDGQDVKERIIETSVARGWRLTEIFAEKSSLDAIFAELSKK